A window from Peromyscus eremicus chromosome 1, PerEre_H2_v1, whole genome shotgun sequence encodes these proteins:
- the C1H19orf47 gene encoding uncharacterized protein C19orf47 homolog isoform X1 yields MGFGIRENLLWNLRKAPGSRVKARETMVSVTMATSEWIQFFKEAGIPPGPAVNYAVMFVDNRIQKSMLLDLNKEIMNELGVTVVGDIIAILKHAKVVHRQDMCKAATESVPCSPSPLQGELRRGASSAASRMITNSLNHDSPPHTPPRRSDTSTSKISVTVSNKMAAKGAKAAALARREEESLVVPTKRRRRVTAEMEGKYIIHMPKGTTPRTRKILEQQQAAKGLHRTSVFDRLGAETKADTTTGTKPTGVFSRLGATPEMDEDLAWDSDNDSSSSVLQYAGVLKKLGRGPTKTSPQPALTVKAKATSSATTTAPRLRRPALPSRPGPEKKPESLPKVSVLQRLGKAAVVSEAQDSQVTSTKSKSSAEVKFAIKRTLVGPRGSSSIESLGAQMDHAGTVSVFKRLGRRTL; encoded by the exons ATGGGCTTCGGAATCAGAGAGAACTTGCTTTGGAATCTCAGAAAG GCTCCAGGAAGCAGGGTCAAGGCCAGGGAGACGATGGTCTCAGTGACTATGG CCACTTCCGAGTGGATCCAGTTCTTCAAGGAAGCTGGCATTCCCCCAGGACCTGCTGTGAATTATGCTGTGATGTTTGTGGACAATCG GATCCAGAAGAGCATGCTGCTAGATCTCAATAAGGAAATCATGAACGAGCTGGGCGTGACTGTAGTGGGTGACATCATTGCTATCCTCAAGCATGCCAAGGTGGTACACCGCCAG GACATGTGCAAAGCTGCCACTGAGTCAGTGCCCTGCAGCCCCAGCCCCCTCCAGGGGGAGCTTCGCCGTGGCGCCTCTAGCG ccGCTTCTCGAATGATCACCAACAGCTTGAACCATGACTCTCCACCCCACACTCCCCCAAGGCGGTCAGACACCAGCACTTCCAAGATCTCCGTCACCGTGTCCAACAAGATGGCAGCGAAGGGTGCCAAGGCTGCCG CTCTGGCCCGCAGGGAAGAGGAGAGCCTGGTTGTTCCTACCAAGCGGCGGCGACGGGTGACAGCTGAGATGGAGGGGAAGTACATCATCCACATGCCGAAGGGGACCACCCCCCGCACCCGCAAGATCCTggagcagcagcaggcagcaaaAG GTCTGCATAGAACTTCTGTATTTGATCGCCTTGGGGCTGAGACCAAAGCAGACACGACGACAGGGACTAAG CCCACAGGAGTTTTCAGCCGCTTAGGGGCCACCCCAGAGATGGATGAGGACTTGGCCTGGGACAGTGACAATGACAGCAGCAGCTCTGTCCTGCAGTATGCTGGGGTCCTAAAGAAGCTAGGACGGGGCCCCACCAAGACCAGTCCCCAGCCGGCACTGACTGTCAAAGCCAAGGCCACAAGCTCTGCAACCACGACAGCTCCAAGGCTGCGGCGCCCGGCACTTCCCTCTCGCCCTGGGCCAGAGAAGAAGCCGGAGTCCCTGCCCAAAGTCAGTGTCCTCCAGAGACTGGGCAAGGCTGCCGTTGTGTCTGaggcccaggacagccaggtcacAAGCACCAAGAGTAAGTCCTCAGCTGAGGTCAAGTTCGCCATTAAGAGGACTCTGGTAGGGCCCCGGGGGAGCAGCTCCATTGAGAGCCTTGGTGCCCAGATGGACCATGCAGGCACTGTGAGCGTGTTCAAAAGACTGGGCCGAAGGACTTTGTAG
- the C1H19orf47 gene encoding uncharacterized protein C19orf47 homolog isoform X2, whose translation MGFGIRENLLWNLRKAPGSRVKARETMVSVTMATSEWIQFFKEAGIPPGPAVNYAVMFVDNRIQKSMLLDLNKEIMNELGVTVVGDIIAILKHAKVVHRQDMCKAATESVPCSPSPLQGELRRGASSAASRMITNSLNHDSPPHTPPRRSDTSTSKISVTVSNKMAAKGAKAAALARREEESLVVPTKRRRRVTAEMEGKYIIHMPKGTTPRTRKILEQQQAAKGLHRTSVFDRLGAETKADTTTGTKPTGVFSRLGATPEMDEDLAWDSDNDSSSSVLQYAGVLKKLGRGPTKTSPQPALTVKAKATSSATTTAPRLRRPALPSRPGPEKKPESLPKVSVLQRLGKAAVVSEAQDSQVTSTKSPTVRCILPDPPAPLTSQRPRRRWRRTCKDC comes from the exons ATGGGCTTCGGAATCAGAGAGAACTTGCTTTGGAATCTCAGAAAG GCTCCAGGAAGCAGGGTCAAGGCCAGGGAGACGATGGTCTCAGTGACTATGG CCACTTCCGAGTGGATCCAGTTCTTCAAGGAAGCTGGCATTCCCCCAGGACCTGCTGTGAATTATGCTGTGATGTTTGTGGACAATCG GATCCAGAAGAGCATGCTGCTAGATCTCAATAAGGAAATCATGAACGAGCTGGGCGTGACTGTAGTGGGTGACATCATTGCTATCCTCAAGCATGCCAAGGTGGTACACCGCCAG GACATGTGCAAAGCTGCCACTGAGTCAGTGCCCTGCAGCCCCAGCCCCCTCCAGGGGGAGCTTCGCCGTGGCGCCTCTAGCG ccGCTTCTCGAATGATCACCAACAGCTTGAACCATGACTCTCCACCCCACACTCCCCCAAGGCGGTCAGACACCAGCACTTCCAAGATCTCCGTCACCGTGTCCAACAAGATGGCAGCGAAGGGTGCCAAGGCTGCCG CTCTGGCCCGCAGGGAAGAGGAGAGCCTGGTTGTTCCTACCAAGCGGCGGCGACGGGTGACAGCTGAGATGGAGGGGAAGTACATCATCCACATGCCGAAGGGGACCACCCCCCGCACCCGCAAGATCCTggagcagcagcaggcagcaaaAG GTCTGCATAGAACTTCTGTATTTGATCGCCTTGGGGCTGAGACCAAAGCAGACACGACGACAGGGACTAAG CCCACAGGAGTTTTCAGCCGCTTAGGGGCCACCCCAGAGATGGATGAGGACTTGGCCTGGGACAGTGACAATGACAGCAGCAGCTCTGTCCTGCAGTATGCTGGGGTCCTAAAGAAGCTAGGACGGGGCCCCACCAAGACCAGTCCCCAGCCGGCACTGACTGTCAAAGCCAAGGCCACAAGCTCTGCAACCACGACAGCTCCAAGGCTGCGGCGCCCGGCACTTCCCTCTCGCCCTGGGCCAGAGAAGAAGCCGGAGTCCCTGCCCAAAGTCAGTGTCCTCCAGAGACTGGGCAAGGCTGCCGTTGTGTCTGaggcccaggacagccaggtcacAAGCACCAAGA GCCCGACCGTCCGCTGCATCCTGCCTGACCCTCCTGCACCTCTGACCTCCCAGCGGCCCCGTCGACGGTGGCGTCGAACCTGTAAAGACTGTTAG